Proteins found in one Streptomyces sp. CB09001 genomic segment:
- the aceE gene encoding pyruvate dehydrogenase (acetyl-transferring), homodimeric type: MASASDRSDRSPIIIGGLPSQVPDFDPEETQEWLDSLDAAVDERGRERARYLMLRLIERAREKRVAVPEMRSTDYVNTIPTKSEPFFPGNEEIERKILNATRWNAAVMVSRAQRPGIGVGGHIATFASSASLYDVGFNHFFRGKDEGDGGDQVFFQGHASPGIYARAYLLDRLSEEHLDGFRQEKSKAPHALSSYPHPRSMPDFWEFPTVSMGLGPIGAIFQARMNRYMHARGIADTSKSHVWAFLGDGEMDEPESLGQLSIAAREGLDNLTFVVNCNLQRLDGPVRGNGKIIQELESVFRGAGWNVIKLVWDRTWDPLLAQDRDGVLVNRMNTTPDGQFQTYATESGAYIRDHFFGDDHRLRAMVENMTDDQILHLGRGGHDHRKIYAAYKAALEHEGQPTVVLAKTIKGWTLGPNFEGRNATHQMKKLTVDDLKRFRDRLHLPISDKELESGPPPYYHPGRETEEMQYMHDRRLGCGGYVPTRVVRSKPLALPDDKTYATVKKGSGQQSIATTMAFVRLLKDLMRDKEIGKRFVLIAPDEYRTFGMDSFFPSAKIYNPLGQQYESVDRDLLLAYKEAPNGQMLHDGISEAGCTASLIAAGSAYATHGEPLIPVYVFYSMFGFQRTGDQFWQMGDQLARGFVLGATAGRTTLTGEGLQHADGHSQLLASTNPACVAYDPAFGFEIAHIVKDGLRRMYGGDEQHPHGEDVFYYLTVYNEPIRHPAEPENVDVEGILKGVYRFSEGTGGSIPAQIMASGVAMPWAVEAQRILAEEWNVRADVWSATSWNELRREAVACEEHNLLHPEEEQRVPWVTRKLAGAQGPFVAVSDWMRSVPDQIARWVPGTYQSLGADGFGFADTRGAARRFFHIDAESIVVGVLGELAREGKVDRSVLKQAIDRYRLLDVAAADPGVAGGDA, translated from the coding sequence GTGGCTTCCGCATCCGATCGCAGTGATCGCAGTCCGATCATCATTGGCGGCCTTCCCAGTCAGGTTCCTGACTTCGACCCCGAGGAAACCCAGGAGTGGCTGGACTCGCTCGACGCCGCCGTCGACGAGCGCGGCCGGGAGCGGGCCCGCTACCTGATGCTGCGGCTGATCGAGCGGGCCCGCGAGAAGCGCGTGGCCGTGCCCGAGATGCGCAGCACGGACTACGTCAACACCATCCCGACCAAGAGCGAGCCGTTCTTCCCCGGCAACGAGGAGATCGAACGCAAGATCCTCAACGCCACCCGCTGGAACGCGGCGGTGATGGTCTCGCGCGCGCAGCGGCCCGGGATCGGCGTCGGCGGTCACATCGCGACCTTCGCCTCCTCCGCCTCCCTGTACGACGTGGGCTTCAACCACTTCTTCCGGGGCAAGGACGAGGGCGACGGCGGCGACCAGGTCTTCTTCCAGGGGCACGCCTCGCCGGGCATCTACGCGCGCGCGTACCTGCTCGACCGGCTCAGCGAGGAGCACCTCGACGGCTTCCGCCAGGAGAAGTCCAAGGCGCCGCACGCGCTGTCCTCGTACCCGCATCCGCGGTCGATGCCGGACTTCTGGGAGTTCCCGACGGTCTCGATGGGCCTCGGCCCGATCGGCGCGATCTTCCAGGCGCGGATGAACCGCTACATGCACGCGCGCGGGATCGCCGACACCTCCAAGTCGCACGTGTGGGCCTTCCTCGGCGACGGCGAGATGGACGAGCCGGAGTCGCTGGGCCAGTTGTCCATCGCCGCCCGGGAGGGCCTGGACAACCTGACCTTCGTGGTCAACTGCAACCTCCAGCGCCTCGACGGCCCGGTACGCGGCAACGGCAAGATCATCCAGGAGCTGGAGTCGGTCTTCCGGGGCGCCGGCTGGAACGTGATCAAGCTGGTCTGGGACCGCACCTGGGACCCGCTGCTGGCCCAGGACCGCGACGGCGTGCTGGTCAACCGCATGAACACGACGCCGGACGGCCAGTTCCAGACGTACGCCACCGAGTCCGGCGCCTACATCCGCGACCACTTCTTCGGCGACGACCACCGGCTGCGCGCGATGGTCGAGAACATGACCGACGACCAGATCCTGCACCTGGGCCGCGGCGGCCACGACCACCGCAAGATCTACGCGGCGTACAAGGCGGCGCTGGAGCACGAGGGCCAGCCGACGGTCGTCCTGGCCAAGACGATCAAGGGCTGGACGCTGGGCCCGAACTTCGAGGGCCGCAACGCCACGCACCAGATGAAGAAGCTGACGGTCGACGACCTCAAGCGCTTCCGCGACCGGCTGCACCTGCCGATCTCCGACAAGGAGCTGGAGTCCGGCCCGCCGCCGTACTACCACCCGGGCCGGGAGACCGAGGAGATGCAGTACATGCACGACCGGCGCCTGGGCTGCGGCGGGTACGTGCCGACCCGGGTCGTGCGGTCGAAGCCGCTCGCGCTGCCGGACGACAAGACGTACGCGACCGTGAAGAAGGGCTCGGGTCAGCAGTCCATCGCGACGACGATGGCCTTTGTGCGCCTGCTGAAGGACCTCATGCGGGACAAGGAGATCGGCAAGCGGTTCGTGCTGATCGCGCCGGACGAGTACCGCACGTTCGGCATGGACTCCTTCTTCCCGAGCGCGAAGATCTACAACCCGCTCGGCCAGCAGTACGAGTCGGTGGACCGCGATCTGCTGCTCGCCTACAAGGAGGCGCCGAACGGGCAGATGCTGCACGACGGCATCTCCGAGGCCGGCTGCACGGCCTCGCTGATCGCGGCGGGCTCGGCGTACGCCACGCACGGCGAACCGCTCATCCCGGTGTACGTCTTCTACTCGATGTTCGGTTTCCAGCGCACCGGCGACCAGTTCTGGCAGATGGGTGACCAGTTGGCGCGCGGTTTCGTACTGGGCGCGACTGCCGGCCGTACGACGCTGACCGGTGAGGGTCTCCAGCACGCGGACGGACACTCGCAGTTGCTGGCGTCGACCAACCCGGCCTGCGTGGCCTACGACCCCGCCTTCGGGTTCGAGATCGCGCACATCGTCAAGGACGGGCTGCGCCGGATGTACGGCGGCGACGAACAGCACCCGCACGGCGAGGACGTCTTCTACTACCTCACCGTCTACAACGAGCCCATCCGGCACCCGGCCGAGCCCGAGAACGTGGACGTCGAGGGCATCCTCAAGGGCGTGTACCGCTTCAGCGAGGGCACCGGCGGCTCGATCCCGGCGCAGATCATGGCGTCCGGCGTCGCGATGCCGTGGGCCGTGGAGGCGCAGCGCATCCTCGCCGAGGAGTGGAACGTGCGCGCCGACGTCTGGTCGGCGACCTCCTGGAACGAGCTGCGGCGCGAGGCCGTGGCCTGCGAGGAGCACAACCTGCTGCATCCCGAGGAGGAGCAGCGGGTGCCGTGGGTGACGCGGAAGCTGGCGGGGGCTCAGGGGCCGTTCGTGGCGGTCTCCGACTGGATGCGGTCGGTGCCGGACCAGATCGCGCGGTGGGTGCCGGGGACGTACCAGTCGCTGGGCGCGGACGGGTTCGGCTTCGCGGACACGCGGGGGGCGGCGCGGCGGTTCTTCCACATCGACGCGGAGTCGATCGTGGTGGGCGTGCTGGGCGAGCTGGCCCGGGAGGGGAAGGTCGACCGGTCGGTGCTGAAGCAGGCGATCGACCGGTACCGGCTGCTCGACGTGGCCGCGGCGGACCCGGGGGTGGCAGGCGGGGACGCGTAG
- a CDS encoding MFS transporter: protein MTSQTTLGKPGPGDGAPTDSPPAKGWRGHPWVTLVTVAVGVMMVALDGTIVAIANPAIQDDLDASLADVQWITNAYFLALAVALITAGKLGDRFGHRQTFLIGVAGFAASSGAIGLSGSIAAVIVFRVFQGLFGALLMPAALGLLRATFPAEKLNMAIGIWGMVIGASTAGGPILGGVLVEHVSWQSVFFINVPVGIVAVVLGVMILLDHRAENAPRSFDVVGIVLLSASMFALVWALIKAPEWGWGSGQTWTYIVGSVVGFVLFSVWETKVKEPLIPLAMFRSVPLSAGVVLMVLMAIAFMGGLFFVTFYLQNVHGMSPIDAGLHLLPLTGMMIVASPLAGAMITKVGPRIPLAGGMVCTAVAMFGISTLETDTGSGLMSIWFALLGLGLAPVMVGATEVIVGNAPMELSGVAGGLQQAAMQIGGSLGTAVLGAVMASKVDSDLPGNWADAGLPELTPEQADGASEAVRVGVPPVAPGTPAEVAGKIADVAHDTFISGMSLASLVAAGVAVVAVFVAFLTKRGENAEAGAGVGHI from the coding sequence ATGACTAGTCAGACCACGCTCGGCAAGCCGGGGCCGGGTGACGGAGCACCGACGGATTCACCGCCCGCCAAGGGATGGCGCGGCCATCCGTGGGTCACCCTCGTCACCGTCGCGGTCGGGGTCATGATGGTGGCCCTCGACGGCACCATCGTGGCGATCGCCAACCCGGCCATCCAGGACGACCTGGACGCCAGCCTCGCGGACGTCCAGTGGATCACCAACGCCTACTTCCTCGCGCTCGCGGTCGCCCTGATCACCGCGGGCAAGCTCGGTGACCGCTTCGGCCACCGGCAGACCTTCCTCATCGGCGTGGCGGGCTTCGCGGCCTCCTCCGGCGCCATCGGCCTCTCCGGCAGCATCGCCGCGGTCATCGTCTTCCGGGTCTTCCAGGGCCTGTTCGGCGCGCTGCTGATGCCGGCCGCGCTCGGCCTGCTGCGGGCCACCTTCCCGGCCGAGAAGCTCAACATGGCCATCGGCATCTGGGGCATGGTCATCGGCGCCTCCACCGCGGGCGGCCCGATCCTCGGCGGCGTGCTGGTCGAGCACGTCAGCTGGCAGTCCGTGTTCTTCATCAACGTGCCGGTGGGCATCGTCGCCGTCGTGCTCGGCGTCATGATCCTGCTGGACCACCGGGCCGAGAACGCGCCGCGCTCCTTCGACGTCGTGGGCATCGTGCTGCTGTCGGCCTCGATGTTCGCCCTAGTCTGGGCGCTGATCAAGGCTCCCGAGTGGGGCTGGGGCTCCGGCCAGACCTGGACGTACATCGTCGGCTCTGTGGTGGGCTTCGTCCTGTTCTCCGTGTGGGAGACCAAGGTGAAGGAGCCGCTGATCCCACTGGCGATGTTCCGCTCGGTGCCGCTGTCGGCCGGTGTGGTCCTGATGGTGCTGATGGCCATCGCCTTCATGGGCGGCCTGTTCTTCGTCACCTTCTACCTGCAGAACGTCCACGGCATGAGCCCGATCGACGCCGGTCTGCACCTGCTGCCGCTCACCGGCATGATGATCGTCGCCTCGCCGCTGGCCGGCGCGATGATCACCAAGGTCGGCCCGCGCATCCCGCTGGCCGGCGGCATGGTGTGCACCGCCGTCGCCATGTTCGGCATCTCCACCCTGGAGACGGACACCGGCAGCGGTCTGATGTCGATCTGGTTCGCCCTGCTCGGCCTCGGCCTGGCGCCCGTCATGGTCGGCGCCACCGAGGTCATCGTCGGCAACGCGCCGATGGAGCTCTCGGGCGTGGCCGGCGGTCTCCAGCAGGCGGCGATGCAGATCGGCGGCAGCCTCGGCACGGCCGTGCTGGGCGCCGTGATGGCCTCCAAGGTCGACAGCGACCTCCCGGGCAACTGGGCGGACGCGGGCCTGCCCGAGCTGACGCCGGAGCAGGCGGACGGCGCCTCCGAGGCGGTCCGGGTCGGTGTCCCGCCGGTGGCGCCGGGCACTCCCGCCGAGGTCGCCGGGAAGATCGCGGACGTCGCCCACGACACCTTCATCTCCGGCATGAGCCTGGCCTCGCTGGTCGCCGCCGGGGTCGCGGTCGTGGCGGTGTTCGTCGCCTTCCTCACCAAGCGCGGTGAGAACGCGGAGGCGGGCGCGGGCGTCGGCCACATCTGA
- a CDS encoding TetR family transcriptional regulator, with amino-acid sequence MKVAGTSAPPETAPAVSRPGLRELKKQRTRDLLLRSALELFTERGYEETTVDDIAEAADVSQRTFFRYFASKEDAAFFVARLAESHFVEAVLARPAEEAPLDALRLALAESWSTIGEAVEQLVPLELHMRFYRVIESTPALLAAHLRRATELEEEIARVVAVREGLDMDADPRPRVVVAVFGAVMRVTERIWSARDDASLAALRDLTADYLDQVAPALTGTWRRAET; translated from the coding sequence TTGAAGGTGGCCGGCACGTCGGCGCCCCCGGAGACCGCACCAGCGGTCTCCCGTCCTGGCCTGCGCGAACTCAAGAAACAGCGCACCCGGGACCTGCTGCTGCGCTCCGCCCTCGAACTGTTCACCGAGCGCGGTTACGAGGAGACGACCGTCGACGACATCGCCGAGGCCGCCGACGTCTCGCAGCGCACCTTCTTCCGGTACTTCGCCTCCAAGGAGGACGCGGCCTTCTTCGTGGCACGGCTCGCGGAGTCGCACTTCGTCGAGGCCGTACTCGCCCGCCCGGCCGAGGAGGCGCCCCTGGACGCGCTGCGTCTGGCGCTCGCGGAGAGCTGGAGCACCATCGGCGAGGCCGTCGAACAGCTGGTCCCGCTCGAGCTGCACATGCGCTTCTACCGGGTGATCGAGTCGACACCCGCGCTGCTCGCCGCCCACCTGCGGCGCGCGACGGAGCTGGAGGAGGAGATCGCCCGGGTCGTCGCCGTCCGCGAGGGCCTGGACATGGACGCGGACCCGCGGCCCCGCGTGGTCGTGGCCGTCTTCGGAGCCGTGATGCGGGTCACCGAGAGGATCTGGTCGGCGCGCGACGACGCGAGCCTGGCGGCCCTGCGGGACCTGACGGCCGATTACCTCGACCAGGTGGCGCCCGCGCTCACCGGGACCTGGCGCCGCGCCGAAACGTGA
- a CDS encoding alpha/beta hydrolase family protein has translation MTSFDTSPQLNVWRVLLALAVVFVMLATTGWTALRDQRGPTALEASVTAWEHGRIDGRRLPDARATPARLARFFASLTSWQRTSLAHRYPLAVGNMNGAPVQLRYLANRSALQRARSVERERTHDKRLSPAGQREAGRRMHNYEALLDPGRHILAFDPAGSGRVAEVFGNLDRADRVSVVVPGVDTELLTFQRTDRKKYAAPVGMARSLYAAERAASPGTGTAVIAWADYTSPSGLGMEAATANRAAHGAVRLNALLRALPGRAPVSLFCHSYGSVVCGLAAETLPGRVTDIAVAGSPGMRAENASHLDTSARVWAMRDADDWIQDVPYLEVGGLGHGADPVSADFGARVLSARDAEGHGGYFVPGTDSLRNFAGIGVGAYRTVACADEDDTCRAGLSAATAAGRA, from the coding sequence GTGACTTCCTTCGACACCTCCCCACAGCTGAACGTCTGGCGCGTACTGCTCGCCCTGGCCGTGGTGTTCGTGATGCTGGCGACCACCGGCTGGACCGCCCTGCGCGACCAGCGGGGCCCCACCGCCCTCGAAGCGTCCGTCACGGCCTGGGAGCACGGCCGGATCGACGGACGGCGACTGCCCGACGCCCGGGCGACGCCCGCGCGGCTGGCCCGCTTCTTCGCCTCGCTCACCTCATGGCAGCGCACCAGCCTGGCCCACCGGTATCCCCTGGCCGTCGGCAACATGAACGGCGCCCCCGTCCAACTGCGCTACCTCGCCAACCGCTCCGCGCTGCAGAGGGCGCGGTCGGTGGAGCGGGAGCGCACGCACGACAAGCGCCTGTCCCCGGCCGGGCAGCGCGAGGCCGGCCGACGGATGCACAACTACGAGGCGCTGCTCGACCCCGGCCGGCACATCCTCGCCTTCGACCCGGCGGGCTCGGGCAGGGTCGCCGAGGTCTTCGGGAACCTGGACCGCGCCGACCGCGTGTCCGTCGTCGTGCCCGGCGTGGACACCGAGCTGCTCACCTTCCAGCGCACCGACCGCAAGAAGTACGCGGCACCCGTCGGCATGGCCAGGTCGCTGTACGCGGCCGAGCGTGCGGCGAGCCCCGGCACCGGCACGGCCGTGATCGCCTGGGCCGACTACACCTCGCCCAGCGGCCTCGGCATGGAGGCGGCCACCGCGAACCGCGCCGCGCACGGGGCCGTACGGCTGAACGCGCTGCTGCGCGCGCTGCCCGGCAGGGCCCCCGTCTCCCTCTTCTGCCACAGCTACGGCTCGGTGGTGTGCGGCCTCGCCGCCGAGACGCTGCCCGGCCGGGTGACCGACATAGCGGTGGCCGGCAGTCCCGGCATGCGCGCCGAGAACGCCTCCCACCTGGACACCTCCGCCCGCGTGTGGGCGATGCGGGACGCCGACGACTGGATCCAGGACGTGCCGTACCTGGAGGTCGGCGGCCTCGGGCACGGCGCCGATCCGGTGTCCGCCGATTTCGGGGCGCGGGTGCTGTCCGCACGGGACGCCGAGGGTCACGGCGGCTACTTCGTGCCCGGCACGGACAGCCTGCGGAACTTCGCGGGGATCGGGGTTGGCGCATACCGCACGGTCGCCTGCGCCGACGAAGACGACACATGCCGGGCGGGTTTGTCCGCGGCTACGGCGGCCGGACGCGCGTAG
- a CDS encoding DUF4429 domain-containing protein → MGDVLAGFHAAWEFESDSVLIRYERGIRTPKLFQALGERRVPLEAIEGVTLTPGRRGTVVLRVEPRAGADPLIEAAAGQLKEGGDPYRLVLPAERETLAEYYADELRELLTESGRTERYLVAPPEAPLHFKAYDGKASFDGKAVSFRWSWTGASSAKWKAGDQSFPVADLGGVEWRSPEMFEGYLRLLPRDADASAAGAAAGAAGAAGAVPQADQDPAAVVFGLGYGPVHESLPFAAAVLAAVRERGASAPVPITVPAPRRDPADIAERIRHLGELHQQGLVTDEEFSSKKAELLAEL, encoded by the coding sequence ATGGGTGACGTACTGGCCGGATTTCATGCCGCCTGGGAGTTCGAGTCCGACTCCGTGCTCATCCGCTACGAACGGGGGATTCGAACACCCAAGCTGTTCCAGGCCCTGGGGGAACGCCGGGTGCCCCTGGAGGCGATCGAGGGCGTGACGCTCACGCCCGGCAGGCGCGGCACCGTCGTGCTGCGCGTCGAACCGCGCGCGGGCGCCGATCCCCTGATCGAGGCGGCGGCCGGACAGCTGAAGGAGGGCGGCGACCCCTACCGGCTGGTGCTGCCCGCCGAACGGGAGACGCTCGCGGAGTACTACGCCGACGAGCTGCGGGAGCTGCTGACCGAGTCCGGCAGGACCGAGCGCTACCTGGTGGCCCCGCCCGAGGCACCGCTGCACTTCAAGGCGTACGACGGGAAGGCGTCCTTCGACGGGAAGGCCGTGTCCTTCCGGTGGTCCTGGACGGGCGCGTCCTCGGCGAAGTGGAAGGCCGGCGACCAGAGCTTCCCGGTCGCCGACCTGGGCGGGGTGGAGTGGCGCTCCCCCGAGATGTTCGAGGGGTACCTGCGGCTGCTGCCGCGCGACGCCGACGCGTCGGCGGCCGGCGCGGCCGCGGGAGCCGCGGGGGCTGCGGGGGCCGTCCCCCAGGCCGACCAGGATCCGGCGGCCGTCGTGTTCGGGCTGGGGTACGGGCCGGTGCACGAGTCGCTGCCGTTCGCGGCGGCGGTGCTGGCGGCGGTGCGGGAACGGGGCGCGAGCGCCCCGGTGCCGATTACCGTGCCGGCGCCTCGGCGGGACCCGGCCGACATCGCCGAGCGGATCCGGCACCTCGGGGAGCTGCACCAGCAGGGGCTGGTGACGGACGAGGAGTTCTCCTCGAAGAAGGCGGAGTTGCTGGCGGAGCTTTGA
- a CDS encoding aldo/keto reductase, which yields MTDSRIPTARLGTGGPEVGAQGLGCMGMSFGYGPSDAEASRATLERALELGVTLYDTADAYGAGENERFLAPFFKAHRDEVVVATKFALTIPPDEPTKRIIRNDAPYIREAVEASLRRLDLDVIDLYYMHRRDVNVPIEETVGVMADLVREGKVKQLGLSEVTGDELRAAQTVHPIAAVQSEWSLFSRDIEAGVVPAARELGVTLVPYSPLGRGFLTGSFANADQDLTDGDFRRQQPRFTGDNAAANAALLTPVRALAEAHEATLGQIALAWVQQRAQVHGLPVIPIPGTRKPARVAENTAATRLVLTEAELSQLEPIAEKVAGDRYADMTFASAGRE from the coding sequence ATGACCGACAGCAGGATCCCGACGGCACGGCTCGGCACGGGCGGTCCGGAGGTGGGCGCCCAGGGCCTCGGCTGCATGGGCATGAGCTTCGGATACGGCCCCTCGGACGCCGAGGCCTCCCGCGCCACCCTGGAACGGGCGCTGGAGCTGGGCGTGACGCTCTACGACACCGCCGACGCGTACGGCGCCGGCGAGAACGAGCGGTTCCTCGCGCCCTTCTTCAAGGCCCACCGCGACGAGGTCGTCGTCGCGACCAAGTTCGCCCTGACGATCCCGCCGGACGAGCCGACCAAGAGGATCATCCGCAACGACGCGCCGTACATCCGCGAGGCCGTCGAGGCGAGCCTGCGCCGCCTGGACCTCGACGTGATCGACCTCTACTACATGCACCGCCGCGACGTGAACGTGCCGATCGAGGAGACCGTCGGCGTCATGGCCGACCTCGTCCGCGAGGGCAAGGTCAAGCAGCTCGGGCTGAGCGAGGTGACGGGGGACGAACTGCGGGCCGCGCAGACGGTGCACCCCATCGCCGCCGTGCAGTCGGAGTGGTCGCTGTTCAGCCGGGACATCGAGGCGGGCGTGGTACCGGCCGCCCGCGAACTGGGCGTGACCCTCGTCCCGTACTCCCCGCTCGGCCGGGGCTTCCTCACCGGCTCCTTCGCCAACGCCGACCAGGACCTCACGGACGGTGACTTCCGCCGTCAGCAGCCCCGGTTCACCGGCGACAACGCGGCGGCCAACGCGGCCCTCCTCACCCCGGTCCGTGCCCTCGCCGAGGCCCACGAGGCCACCCTCGGCCAGATCGCCCTGGCCTGGGTCCAGCAGCGGGCCCAGGTCCACGGCCTGCCGGTGATCCCGATCCCGGGCACCCGGAAGCCGGCACGGGTGGCGGAGAACACGGCGGCGACCCGGCTCGTCCTGACGGAGGCCGAGCTGTCCCAGCTGGAGCCGATCGCGGAGAAGGTCGCGGGCGACCGCTACGCGGACATGACGTTCGCCTCAGCCGGACGGGAGTAG
- a CDS encoding MerR family transcriptional regulator, whose translation MTVMQTTAGTLVSNATSNATGSATSNAGGTDICSAPPPRHPRPDGQDRYTISEVVAFTGLTAHTLRWYERIGLMSHIDRSHTGQRRYSNRDLDWLDFVGKLRMTGMPVADMVRYAEMVREGESTYLDRRELLESTRRDVLTRIAELQDTVAVLDRKISFYGDAGRAREGERNR comes from the coding sequence ATGACGGTGATGCAGACCACGGCCGGGACCCTCGTGTCGAACGCCACCAGCAACGCCACCGGCAGTGCCACCAGCAACGCCGGCGGAACGGACATCTGCTCCGCCCCGCCCCCGCGCCACCCGCGCCCCGACGGGCAGGACCGCTACACCATCAGCGAGGTCGTCGCGTTCACCGGCCTGACGGCCCACACGCTGCGCTGGTACGAGCGGATCGGCCTGATGTCCCACATCGACCGCTCGCACACCGGGCAGCGCCGCTACAGCAACCGCGACCTGGACTGGCTCGACTTCGTCGGCAAGCTGCGGATGACGGGCATGCCGGTCGCCGACATGGTGCGGTACGCCGAGATGGTGCGCGAGGGCGAGAGCACCTACCTCGACCGGCGGGAACTGCTGGAGTCCACCCGGCGCGACGTGCTGACGCGGATCGCCGAACTCCAGGACACCGTCGCCGTACTCGACCGCAAGATCAGTTTCTACGGGGACGCCGGACGTGCCCGTGAAGGGGAGAGGAACCGATGA
- a CDS encoding GNAT family N-acetyltransferase: MSLVRRAVAEDVGEVLRLRQVMIDSLGRAPAPTDWHAESLPTLRARLADPDGAFAAFVVEHPERPGALAALVAGTLEYRIGRAGNPHGLIGYVFSVATDPEARRRGYARACMEELLQWFRERGAGYVMLTASADAEPLYASMGFTRDPDPSMRLYL; the protein is encoded by the coding sequence ATGAGTCTCGTACGCCGTGCCGTGGCCGAGGACGTGGGGGAAGTACTCCGTCTGCGTCAGGTGATGATCGATTCGCTGGGCCGGGCGCCGGCACCCACCGACTGGCACGCCGAGTCCCTGCCGACGCTGCGGGCGAGGCTCGCCGACCCGGACGGGGCGTTCGCGGCGTTCGTCGTCGAGCACCCGGAGCGGCCCGGGGCGCTGGCGGCGCTGGTGGCCGGCACGCTGGAGTACCGGATCGGGAGGGCCGGCAATCCGCACGGGCTGATCGGCTACGTCTTCAGTGTGGCGACGGACCCGGAGGCCAGGCGCCGGGGGTACGCCCGCGCCTGTATGGAGGAGCTGCTCCAGTGGTTCCGCGAGCGGGGCGCCGGGTACGTCATGCTGACCGCCTCCGCGGACGCCGAGCCCCTGTACGCGTCGATGGGCTTCACCCGGGACCCGGACCCCTCGATGCGGCTGTACCTGTGA
- a CDS encoding serine hydrolase domain-containing protein: protein MSLKSLASIENWPVPTAAAGVVRADGTFLGTHGPAAHRFPLASVTKLLAAYAALVAYEEGAIELDEPAGPPGATVRHLLAHTSGLAFDEHRVTAPPGDRRLYSNAGFEQLGDHIAKAADMPFAEYARQAVLEPLGMTSTSLAGSPAKDGVSTVDDLLRFAAEVQAPRLLDPRTVAEAMTVQYPGTKGVLPGYGHQNPNDWGLGFEIRDGKSPHWTGSASSPRAFGHFGQSGTFLWIDPDAALSCVSLTDRAFGPWAVEAWPPFTDGVLAEARG from the coding sequence ATGTCCCTGAAGAGCCTCGCGTCGATCGAGAACTGGCCGGTCCCCACCGCCGCGGCGGGCGTCGTACGGGCCGACGGCACCTTCCTCGGCACCCACGGCCCGGCCGCGCACCGCTTCCCGCTCGCCTCGGTCACCAAGCTGCTGGCGGCGTACGCGGCGCTGGTGGCGTACGAGGAGGGCGCGATCGAGCTGGACGAGCCCGCCGGTCCGCCCGGGGCGACGGTCCGCCACCTGCTCGCCCACACCTCGGGCCTGGCCTTCGACGAGCACCGGGTGACGGCCCCGCCCGGGGACCGCCGGCTGTACTCCAACGCCGGTTTCGAGCAGCTCGGCGACCACATCGCGAAGGCGGCGGACATGCCGTTCGCCGAGTACGCGCGGCAGGCGGTGCTGGAGCCGCTGGGCATGACGTCCACCTCACTGGCGGGCTCCCCCGCGAAGGACGGCGTGTCCACGGTGGACGACCTGCTCCGCTTCGCCGCCGAGGTCCAGGCACCGCGCCTGCTGGACCCGCGGACGGTCGCCGAGGCGATGACGGTCCAGTACCCGGGCACGAAGGGCGTGCTGCCGGGCTACGGCCACCAGAACCCCAACGACTGGGGCCTCGGCTTCGAGATCCGCGACGGCAAGTCCCCGCACTGGACGGGCTCCGCCTCCTCCCCGCGCGCCTTCGGCCACTTCGGCCAGTCCGGCACGTTCCTGTGGATCGACCCGGACGCCGCCCTGTCCTGCGTGTCCCTCACCGACCGCGCCTTCGGCCCCTGGGCGGTCGAGGCGTGGCCGCCCTTCACTGACGGGGTGCTGGCGGAGGCACGGGGCTGA